The following coding sequences are from one Streptomyces sp. NBC_01232 window:
- a CDS encoding phosphonatase-like hydrolase, with amino-acid sequence MNDLNTAHKLIVLDMAGTTVSDGGLVERAFGRAAERLGVEPGTPDHAAKLQYVLDTMGESKISVFRHLFGTEELARRANSAFEEAYGELVDSGLVTPLPGARAAIEQLRADGRTVALTTGFARVTQDAILDALGWQDLADLTLCPADAGGRGRPYPDMVLTAFLRTGAVADVSDVVVAGDTAYDMLSGRRAGAGIVAGVLTGAHDRAALVQHGATHVLASVAELPSLLVESP; translated from the coding sequence ATGAACGACCTGAACACCGCGCACAAGCTGATCGTCCTCGACATGGCCGGCACCACCGTCTCCGACGGTGGCCTCGTCGAGCGCGCCTTCGGGCGGGCCGCCGAGCGCCTCGGAGTCGAACCCGGCACCCCCGACCACGCCGCGAAGCTCCAGTACGTCCTCGACACCATGGGCGAGTCCAAGATCTCCGTCTTCCGCCACCTCTTCGGTACGGAGGAACTCGCCCGGCGCGCCAACTCCGCCTTCGAGGAGGCCTACGGGGAACTCGTCGACAGCGGTCTCGTCACCCCGCTCCCCGGCGCCCGAGCCGCGATCGAGCAGCTCCGCGCCGACGGCCGCACCGTCGCCCTGACCACCGGGTTCGCCCGGGTCACCCAGGACGCCATCCTCGACGCCCTCGGCTGGCAGGACCTCGCCGACCTCACCCTCTGCCCCGCCGACGCGGGCGGCCGCGGCCGCCCCTACCCGGACATGGTGCTGACCGCGTTCCTGCGCACCGGCGCCGTGGCCGACGTGAGCGACGTCGTGGTCGCGGGCGACACCGCCTACGACATGCTCAGCGGCCGCCGCGCCGGCGCCGGGATCGTGGCGGGCGTCCTCACCGGCGCCCACGACCGCGCCGCGCTCGTGCAGCACGGCGCGACCCACGTCCTGGCCTCCGTCGCCGAACTCCCCTCCCTCCTCGTGGAGTCACCGTGA
- a CDS encoding TIGR03364 family FAD-dependent oxidoreductase — protein MRVIVVGGGVVGTMHAWQAVERGHEVVQIEREAEARGASLRNFGQIWVSGRAGGEELDTALRARELWERIGAEVPGLGFRPNGSLTPVRTPRELAVAEAALARPDAAARGYRLVTAAEARGINPALRGAFEAALWCERDAAVEPRTAQLHLREALRTRAAGRYTFLTGREVREVVGPAAVRDDHGDVHRGDAVVLATGAWLSGLVRELVPDLPVRRVRLQMMQTDPLGERLTTSVADADSFRYYPAYKSPALDALNAGQEQAPVAAEHSMQLLMVQRRDGGLTIGDTHEYEHPFAFDTLEDPYEHVAAVAESFLGRPLPRIRHRWAGVYAQCTDTTRVVDRRQVANGVWLVTGPGGRGMTCSPAIAETTANELGW, from the coding sequence GTGAGAGTCATAGTCGTCGGAGGCGGCGTGGTCGGCACCATGCACGCCTGGCAAGCAGTGGAACGCGGCCACGAGGTCGTCCAGATCGAGCGAGAAGCGGAGGCCCGCGGCGCGTCACTGCGTAATTTCGGCCAGATCTGGGTCAGCGGACGGGCCGGGGGAGAGGAACTCGACACCGCCCTGCGGGCCCGCGAACTCTGGGAGCGCATCGGCGCGGAGGTGCCCGGCCTGGGCTTCCGCCCGAACGGTTCCCTCACTCCCGTCCGCACCCCGCGCGAACTCGCGGTCGCCGAGGCGGCCCTGGCCCGCCCGGACGCCGCCGCCCGGGGCTACCGGCTGGTCACCGCGGCCGAGGCGCGCGGGATCAACCCGGCCCTGCGCGGCGCGTTCGAGGCCGCGCTGTGGTGCGAACGGGACGCGGCCGTCGAGCCGCGCACCGCACAGCTCCACCTGCGCGAAGCTCTGCGCACGCGCGCCGCCGGCCGCTACACCTTCCTCACCGGTCGCGAGGTCCGCGAGGTGGTCGGCCCCGCGGCCGTCCGCGACGACCACGGCGACGTCCACCGCGGCGACGCGGTCGTCCTCGCCACCGGCGCCTGGCTGTCCGGGCTGGTCCGCGAACTGGTCCCCGACCTGCCCGTGCGCCGCGTCCGCCTCCAGATGATGCAGACCGACCCGCTCGGCGAACGCCTCACCACCTCGGTCGCGGACGCCGACAGCTTCCGCTACTACCCGGCCTACAAGTCCCCCGCCCTCGACGCCCTCAACGCCGGGCAGGAGCAGGCGCCGGTCGCCGCCGAGCACAGCATGCAGCTGCTGATGGTCCAGCGCCGGGACGGCGGACTGACCATCGGCGACACCCACGAGTACGAGCACCCCTTCGCCTTCGACACCCTCGAAGACCCCTACGAGCACGTCGCCGCCGTGGCCGAGTCCTTCCTGGGCCGCCCGCTGCCGAGGATCCGCCACCGCTGGGCGGGCGTGTACGCCCAGTGCACCGACACCACCCGCGTCGTCGACCGCCGGCAAGTGGCGAACGGCGTCTGGCTGGTGACCGGACCCGGCGGTCGCGGCATGACCTGCTCGCCCGCCATAGCCGAGACCACCGCGAACGAACTGGGCTGGTAA
- a CDS encoding GntR family transcriptional regulator, which produces MEEQTQRHRPGSPVRSGIPEHGRIPKYYAVKARIAELLDELGEGGALPTERDLAERYEVSRETVRQALRELLLEGRLRRSGRGTVAAGPKLEQPLSLASYTEGVRRQGRRPGRHLIGLEQFPCPPDVAPGIGAEPGEPVWHLERVLLADDERVGLESTYIRVARAPRLDSDFPPDSSFYGYLRDRLGISFGEADEKLETVLATPREALLIGTPPALPMLLIHRFSRDQDGRPLERVRSLYRGDRFSFTTRLRAE; this is translated from the coding sequence GTGGAAGAACAGACCCAGCGCCACCGCCCCGGTTCACCCGTGCGTTCCGGCATCCCCGAGCACGGCCGCATCCCCAAGTACTACGCCGTCAAGGCCCGGATCGCCGAGCTCCTCGACGAGCTCGGCGAGGGCGGCGCGCTGCCCACCGAGCGCGATCTCGCCGAGCGGTACGAGGTGTCCCGCGAGACCGTCCGCCAGGCCCTGCGAGAGCTGCTGCTGGAGGGCCGGCTGCGTCGTTCCGGCCGTGGGACCGTCGCCGCGGGGCCGAAGCTGGAGCAGCCGCTCTCCCTCGCCAGTTACACGGAGGGTGTGCGCCGCCAGGGCCGCCGTCCGGGCCGTCACCTCATCGGGCTGGAGCAGTTCCCCTGCCCGCCCGACGTCGCTCCCGGCATCGGGGCCGAACCGGGGGAGCCCGTATGGCACCTGGAGCGGGTCCTGCTGGCCGACGACGAGCGCGTGGGCCTCGAGAGCACGTACATCCGGGTGGCCCGGGCCCCTCGCCTGGACAGCGATTTCCCGCCCGACTCCTCCTTCTACGGATACCTCCGCGACCGTCTCGGCATCTCCTTCGGCGAGGCCGACGAGAAGCTGGAGACGGTCCTGGCGACCCCCCGCGAAGCCCTGCTGATCGGCACCCCGCCGGCGCTCCCCATGCTGCTCATCCACCGCTTCTCGCGGGACCAGGACGGCCGGCCGCTGGAACGGGTGCGTTCGCTCTACCGCGGCGACCGGTTCAGCTTCACGACCCGTCTGCGTGCCGAATAG
- a CDS encoding ROK family protein, with protein MNSRSGDGRGGVNLPALRGHNEALMLDLLRGAGPAGLGRAELAARAGLTPQAVSKITARLAADGLIAEAGRAASTGGKPRTLLRLIPEARHAVGVHMDRDELRAVRVDLAGRVVAESRGPLDFGAGPEAAVEAVVRAVARVKDPTGLPLLGVGVAAPGPLDYRAGAMGRVTGYPSWKSFPLRGVLEGRLGLPVLLDKDTNAGAVAAAGAWLRAAWPDADADADADAGAGVGAGAFVAADVGGGVGVGLSAGAGVGAGPGVDAYAGDGPHTCVYLHVGTGLGAGLWLRGGVYRGARSAAGEFGHQVLLLDGPPCRCGARGCVEVLCLGAVARGELSEAARILGEAAANLVALLDVDRVLLGGRVVAAAPDVFVAEVGAVLAARALDPARPVVALAGAGVAEGAAEMALAPLFGRAG; from the coding sequence GTGAACAGCAGGAGTGGGGACGGGCGCGGCGGGGTGAACCTGCCGGCGCTGCGCGGGCACAACGAGGCGCTGATGCTGGATCTGCTGCGCGGCGCGGGCCCGGCAGGTCTGGGCCGCGCCGAACTCGCGGCCCGTGCGGGGCTCACCCCGCAGGCCGTCAGCAAGATCACGGCCCGGCTCGCCGCGGACGGGCTGATCGCCGAGGCCGGCCGCGCCGCGTCCACCGGCGGCAAGCCACGCACCTTGCTGCGTCTGATTCCGGAGGCGCGTCACGCGGTCGGCGTGCACATGGACCGCGACGAGCTCCGGGCGGTACGGGTGGACCTGGCGGGGCGTGTCGTCGCCGAGAGCCGGGGCCCGCTGGACTTCGGGGCCGGGCCGGAGGCGGCGGTGGAGGCGGTCGTACGGGCGGTCGCGAGGGTCAAGGACCCGACCGGGCTGCCGCTCCTGGGCGTCGGAGTGGCCGCGCCCGGGCCGCTCGATTACCGGGCCGGGGCGATGGGGCGGGTCACGGGATACCCGAGCTGGAAGAGCTTCCCGCTGCGGGGAGTGCTGGAGGGCAGGCTGGGCCTGCCGGTGCTGCTGGACAAGGACACGAACGCCGGTGCGGTGGCGGCCGCGGGGGCGTGGCTCCGGGCGGCTTGGCCGGATGCGGATGCGGATGCGGATGCGGATGCCGGTGCGGGTGTGGGTGCGGGTGCTTTTGTCGCTGCGGATGTCGGGGGTGGCGTGGGCGTCGGCTTGAGTGCCGGGGCTGGCGTGGGTGCCGGGCCGGGTGTGGACGCCTATGCCGGCGACGGGCCCCACACCTGTGTGTACCTGCACGTCGGGACCGGGCTCGGTGCGGGGCTGTGGCTGCGCGGCGGCGTCTACCGGGGTGCCCGCTCGGCGGCCGGGGAGTTCGGCCACCAGGTGCTGCTGCTGGACGGCCCGCCGTGCCGGTGCGGGGCGCGCGGCTGCGTGGAGGTGCTGTGCCTGGGGGCGGTGGCCCGAGGCGAGCTTTCCGAGGCGGCGCGGATCCTGGGCGAGGCCGCGGCCAATCTGGTCGCGCTGCTGGATGTGGACCGTGTGCTGCTCGGCGGGCGCGTGGTGGCGGCGGCGCCGGACGTGTTCGTGGCCGAGGTCGGAGCCGTTCTCGCGGCCCGGGCGCTGGATCCGGCACGGCCGGTGGTTGCGCTGGCGGGGGCGGGTGTGGCGGAAGGGGCGGCGGAGATGGCGCTGGCGCCGTTGTTCGGGCGGGCGGGGTGA
- a CDS encoding Gfo/Idh/MocA family protein, producing the protein MSTSAPASPGSPASPAPAPLRVGLIGYGLAGSVFHAPLVAATDGLALDTVVTSDPDRQAQVRAEFPGVHVVPTAAELWDRDLDLVVIASPNRTHVPLATTALEAGIPVVVDKPLAATAAEARALADLAERSATFLSVFQNRRWDNDFLTLRRLLADGELGEVQRFESRFERWRPQLKGGWRESGAPEEIGGLLYDLGSHVVDQALVLFGPAVRVYAETDVRRPDAETDDDTFIALTHANGIRSHLYVSATTAQLGPRMRVLGSRAGYVKYGLDPQEGALRDGLRPDGVMPWGEEPPHLWGRLGSGESPLTGGGIPVPTEPGDYPAYYAAVEAALRTGGPAPVTALEAAHCLDVLEAARRSSQEGVVVEIPATASGSE; encoded by the coding sequence ATGAGCACCTCCGCCCCCGCCTCCCCCGGCTCCCCCGCCTCCCCCGCTCCCGCCCCCCTGCGCGTCGGCCTCATCGGCTACGGACTCGCCGGTTCCGTCTTCCACGCCCCCCTCGTGGCCGCCACGGACGGGCTCGCCCTCGACACCGTCGTCACCTCCGATCCGGACCGCCAGGCCCAGGTCCGCGCGGAGTTCCCCGGTGTGCACGTCGTCCCCACCGCCGCCGAACTGTGGGACAGGGACCTCGATCTGGTCGTGATCGCCTCCCCCAACCGGACACACGTCCCGCTCGCCACCACCGCGCTCGAAGCCGGCATCCCGGTGGTCGTGGACAAGCCGCTCGCCGCCACGGCCGCCGAGGCCCGCGCGCTCGCCGACCTCGCGGAGCGCAGCGCAACCTTCCTCTCCGTCTTCCAGAACCGCCGCTGGGACAACGACTTCCTCACCCTGCGCCGCCTCCTCGCCGACGGCGAACTCGGCGAGGTCCAGCGCTTCGAGTCCCGCTTCGAGCGCTGGCGCCCGCAGCTGAAGGGCGGCTGGCGCGAGTCGGGCGCCCCCGAGGAGATCGGCGGCCTGCTGTACGACCTCGGCAGCCACGTCGTGGACCAGGCGCTCGTGCTGTTCGGCCCGGCAGTACGGGTCTACGCGGAGACCGATGTGCGCCGCCCCGACGCCGAGACCGACGACGACACCTTCATCGCCCTCACCCACGCGAACGGGATCCGCTCCCACCTCTACGTCAGTGCGACCACCGCCCAGCTGGGACCGCGGATGCGCGTCCTGGGCTCCCGCGCCGGGTACGTGAAGTACGGCCTCGACCCGCAGGAGGGCGCCCTTCGGGACGGGCTGCGGCCGGACGGCGTCATGCCCTGGGGCGAGGAACCCCCGCACCTGTGGGGGCGGCTGGGCTCCGGGGAGTCCCCGCTGACCGGCGGCGGGATCCCGGTGCCGACGGAGCCGGGCGACTACCCCGCGTACTACGCGGCGGTGGAGGCCGCGCTGCGCACGGGCGGGCCGGCGCCCGTGACGGCGCTCGAGGCCGCGCACTGCCTCGACGTACTGGAGGCGGCCCGCCGGTCGTCCCAGGAGGGCGTGGTGGTGGAGATTCCCGCCACGGCGTCCGGCTCCGAGTGA
- a CDS encoding fumarylacetoacetate hydrolase family protein produces MKLLRVGPVGSERPALLDRDGTLRDLSGLITDVDGGLLADDSVLTRVRDAAESGELPVLGAEGLRIGAPVGRIGKVVGIGLNYFGHAAEIGAEPPAEPILFLKAPDTVGGPDDTVLIPRGSVKTDWEAELGVVIGSTARYLDSAEQGLAHVGGYVLVNDVSEREFQIERGGTWDKGKNCETFTPLGPWLVTADEIPDPQVLDVKLWVNGELKQDGNTSDQIFPVGEVVRYLSHFMTLYPGDVIVTGTPGGVAMGQPEPKPYLRAGDVVEVEIEGLGRQRQEFKGA; encoded by the coding sequence ATGAAGCTGCTGCGTGTCGGACCCGTAGGGTCGGAACGTCCCGCACTGCTCGACCGGGACGGGACCCTGCGTGACCTGTCCGGCCTGATCACGGATGTGGACGGCGGCCTGCTCGCCGACGACTCCGTGCTGACCCGGGTACGGGACGCGGCCGAGTCCGGTGAGCTGCCGGTCCTGGGCGCCGAAGGCCTGCGCATCGGTGCGCCGGTCGGCCGCATCGGCAAGGTCGTGGGCATCGGCCTGAACTACTTCGGGCACGCGGCCGAGATCGGCGCGGAGCCGCCGGCCGAGCCGATCCTGTTCCTCAAGGCGCCGGACACCGTGGGCGGCCCCGACGACACCGTGCTGATCCCGCGCGGCAGCGTGAAGACCGACTGGGAGGCCGAGCTCGGCGTCGTCATCGGCAGCACCGCCCGCTACCTGGACTCCGCCGAGCAGGGGCTCGCCCACGTCGGCGGCTACGTGCTGGTCAACGACGTCTCCGAGCGCGAGTTCCAGATCGAGCGCGGCGGCACCTGGGACAAGGGCAAGAACTGCGAGACCTTCACCCCGCTCGGCCCCTGGCTGGTCACCGCGGACGAGATCCCGGACCCGCAGGTCCTGGACGTGAAGCTGTGGGTCAACGGCGAGCTCAAGCAGGACGGCAACACCTCGGACCAGATCTTCCCGGTCGGTGAGGTCGTCAGGTACCTGAGCCACTTCATGACCCTGTACCCGGGCGATGTCATCGTCACCGGTACGCCGGGCGGCGTGGCCATGGGCCAGCCGGAGCCGAAGCCCTACCTGCGGGCCGGTGACGTCGTGGAGGTCGAGATCGAGGGTCTCGGCCGCCAGCGCCAGGAGTTCAAGGGCGCGTAG
- a CDS encoding RNA-guided endonuclease InsQ/TnpB family protein, protein MTVLVEVGEGGHARYAFRLRVSSAARIALLGEWDRCRWVWNQCVAESRAAHKAKEKCGPAGLDKMLTGWRGEHGWLRAGGSVPQQQIIRDFAKSRAKALKDIKARLPMRLRAGMPRFKKKELAEPTLNYTRRGFRLVDGRLHLAGGISMVVVWSRELPSDPSSVRVFQDSLGHWYASFVVQTEALPLPETGAVIGVDWGVKETATTTSDAHDLPHPEYGRKAAGKLAGYQRMMARRKPKRGQAASKGYRKAKRQAARTHKKIARQRQDTARKWAKKVVTAFDRIAVEDFRPKFLAKSTMARKAADAAISATKHELINMARKHDRDLWLVHPAHTTMDCGNCGARTKHALPLSERTYTCTVCGAVSPRDKNSAHVMLVRAGLNPAIADRRRPDGPPVRRAA, encoded by the coding sequence ATGACGGTATTGGTGGAGGTCGGGGAGGGCGGGCACGCCCGGTACGCCTTCCGGCTTCGCGTGTCGTCTGCCGCCCGTATCGCCCTCTTGGGTGAGTGGGACCGGTGCCGGTGGGTGTGGAACCAATGCGTCGCCGAATCGAGGGCAGCCCACAAGGCCAAAGAGAAGTGTGGACCTGCCGGTCTCGACAAAATGCTCACAGGATGGCGCGGTGAGCATGGATGGCTGCGCGCTGGTGGCAGCGTGCCGCAGCAACAGATCATCCGGGACTTCGCGAAATCCCGCGCCAAGGCGTTGAAGGACATCAAAGCCCGGCTCCCTATGCGGCTGCGGGCAGGGATGCCCCGCTTCAAGAAAAAAGAACTCGCCGAACCGACACTCAACTACACCCGTCGTGGCTTCCGGCTGGTTGACGGACGTCTGCACCTGGCGGGCGGAATATCGATGGTGGTGGTGTGGTCACGTGAGTTGCCCTCTGACCCGTCCAGCGTTCGTGTCTTTCAGGACAGCCTGGGCCACTGGTACGCCTCCTTCGTAGTCCAGACTGAGGCGCTGCCACTGCCGGAGACGGGTGCGGTGATCGGTGTCGACTGGGGTGTGAAGGAGACCGCGACCACCACGAGCGACGCGCACGACTTGCCGCACCCCGAGTACGGGAGGAAGGCTGCGGGAAAGCTGGCCGGGTATCAGCGGATGATGGCCCGCCGGAAACCGAAGCGAGGGCAGGCCGCTTCGAAGGGCTACCGAAAGGCCAAGCGACAGGCCGCGAGGACGCACAAGAAGATCGCCCGGCAACGGCAGGACACCGCCCGCAAGTGGGCGAAGAAGGTCGTTACGGCCTTCGACCGGATTGCGGTGGAGGACTTCCGCCCGAAGTTCCTTGCCAAGTCGACGATGGCCCGCAAGGCCGCCGACGCGGCGATCTCCGCCACCAAGCACGAACTGATCAACATGGCGCGCAAGCACGACCGCGACCTGTGGCTCGTACATCCCGCGCACACCACCATGGACTGCGGAAACTGCGGAGCAAGAACCAAGCACGCACTCCCGCTGTCGGAACGTACCTACACGTGCACCGTGTGTGGAGCCGTCTCGCCTCGGGACAAGAACTCCGCGCACGTGATGCTCGTCCGGGCTGGTCTCAACCCGGCTATCGCTGATCGCAGAAGACCTGACGGACCGCCGGTCCGCCGGGCAGCGTGA
- a CDS encoding class E sortase, with protein MRDRVPVVVQGSGRRGRRAGLAGVLWAGAELIVTVGVVVLLLVVHQVWWTNRQAVAAAQEQVRALERAWGDGDGDGADGEAGGADGGGAEPVAGIPSEPADGAGYEGDGVPAAGRGPGPAATRPARAPDREPAYAVLRVPRLGLVVPVAQGVDKRSVLDKGYAGQYPGTAGPGAQGNFALAGHRNTHGEPFRYINRLRAGDELIVEMRGRRYTYVVGKTLSQTTERDTGVIAPVPRSVVKPDQGYSEPGAYITLTTCTPEYSSKYRLVVWGTLKSA; from the coding sequence GTGCGAGATCGCGTACCTGTGGTGGTGCAGGGGAGCGGCCGGCGTGGGCGCCGGGCCGGTCTCGCGGGGGTGCTGTGGGCGGGCGCCGAGCTGATCGTCACCGTGGGCGTGGTGGTCCTGTTGCTGGTGGTGCACCAGGTGTGGTGGACCAATCGGCAGGCCGTGGCCGCCGCGCAGGAGCAGGTACGGGCACTGGAACGGGCCTGGGGCGACGGCGACGGCGACGGAGCCGATGGCGAGGCCGGCGGTGCGGACGGCGGCGGTGCGGAGCCCGTCGCCGGGATTCCGTCGGAGCCTGCGGACGGGGCCGGGTACGAGGGCGACGGGGTTCCGGCGGCCGGGCGCGGGCCGGGCCCCGCCGCGACCCGGCCCGCCAGGGCCCCGGACCGGGAGCCGGCGTACGCCGTTCTGCGCGTCCCGCGCCTCGGCCTCGTCGTCCCCGTCGCGCAGGGGGTCGACAAGCGGTCCGTCCTGGACAAGGGGTACGCCGGGCAGTACCCGGGGACCGCCGGGCCCGGGGCGCAGGGGAACTTCGCGCTGGCCGGGCACCGCAACACGCACGGCGAGCCGTTCCGGTACATCAACCGGCTGCGGGCCGGCGACGAGCTGATCGTCGAGATGCGGGGGCGCCGGTACACGTACGTGGTCGGGAAGACCTTGAGCCAGACGACCGAGCGGGACACCGGGGTGATCGCGCCCGTGCCGCGGAGCGTGGTCAAGCCGGACCAGGGGTACAGCGAGCCCGGCGCGTACATCACGCTCACCACCTGCACGCCCGAGTACAGCTCGAAGTACCGGCTCGTGGTCTGGGGGACCCTCAAGTCGGCCTAG
- a CDS encoding tetratricopeptide repeat protein yields MRPDTPAEHIAEAERLIRTATRYPEDQEPLLLQAAAHLELGDARDRASALYDQLLSSSPSDPHLIKALQAANLWEYGHEAEARALISGIRAASPKDPAPWEVIAEALEAHDELEASHDCFTEAAALLVAEDDPLTPATTALLTGRHRVRRLLGRPHDDWDMVADTRHIGPIPLDELHDPKRIWALGSDDPAELRAEIARLRAELGDRRAALSRPFPVAILHWPARELAELLTSYPTLASEYPSHEAHLRDIESSLRALAASGTTNLGIVTASVPSYEAFAASEKTSPASPSLLAEYATTLAARGKATPWPPTPTAPCWCTSGKPYAECHSQAAGANGR; encoded by the coding sequence ATGCGCCCCGACACGCCTGCCGAGCACATCGCCGAAGCCGAGCGCCTCATCCGCACGGCGACCCGCTACCCCGAGGACCAGGAGCCCTTGCTCCTCCAGGCCGCGGCCCACCTGGAACTGGGGGACGCACGCGACCGGGCGAGTGCCCTGTACGACCAACTCCTCTCCTCCTCCCCGTCCGACCCCCACCTGATCAAGGCCCTGCAGGCGGCGAACCTCTGGGAGTACGGTCACGAGGCGGAGGCCCGCGCACTCATCTCGGGCATCCGTGCCGCCTCGCCCAAGGACCCGGCGCCGTGGGAGGTCATCGCGGAAGCCCTGGAGGCCCACGACGAGTTGGAGGCCTCGCACGACTGCTTCACCGAGGCGGCCGCCCTCCTGGTCGCGGAGGACGACCCGCTGACGCCGGCCACCACCGCCCTGCTGACGGGCCGCCACCGCGTACGCCGCCTCCTCGGGCGCCCGCACGACGACTGGGACATGGTCGCGGACACCCGGCACATCGGCCCGATCCCCCTGGACGAGCTGCACGACCCGAAGCGCATCTGGGCCCTGGGCTCCGACGACCCCGCCGAGCTGCGCGCCGAGATCGCCCGCCTGCGGGCCGAACTGGGCGACCGCCGCGCAGCGCTCTCCCGCCCCTTCCCGGTGGCGATCCTCCACTGGCCCGCGCGCGAGCTGGCGGAACTCCTCACGTCGTACCCGACCCTCGCCTCGGAGTACCCCTCGCACGAGGCCCACCTGAGGGACATCGAGTCCTCCCTCCGCGCCCTGGCCGCCTCGGGCACCACGAACCTCGGCATCGTCACCGCGAGCGTCCCGTCCTACGAGGCCTTCGCGGCGTCGGAGAAGACCTCCCCGGCCTCCCCGTCCCTCCTGGCCGAATACGCAACAACCCTGGCCGCCCGCGGCAAGGCCACCCCCTGGCCCCCCACCCCGACGGCCCCCTGCTGGTGCACCTCGGGCAAGCCGTACGCGGAGTGCCACAGCCAGGCCGCCGGGGCAAACGGCCGATGA
- a CDS encoding NaeI family type II restriction endonuclease: protein MSKGRLVLREPGEICVNTVAGDHVLLSPEQDSEILAVRDWLRPHDVAGLYTGAIANAIDYVLDGPRTGRYDLLGEDVHPGEKASVGAKLEYEVLRSFGLPKKPPLDTLIAGVPVDIKATVGSNWSIPAEAHCQVCICTQIQLGKSRHRSWLVRAHRSWLYNGAGNRDGKRGLAVHARDHWSTPLYDWTPLPVNPLTFLTPEEAGRVLAEKPGQERRFTMMFQLLEGHVIPRSVISTVGAGKHDPLRRARNVRASLERRGLTLLCGKFPQQRDIAAAHKITLGPEDWIALRMNGEHSNAG from the coding sequence ATGAGCAAGGGGCGGCTCGTTCTGCGGGAGCCGGGCGAGATCTGCGTCAACACGGTTGCCGGAGATCACGTTCTGCTGAGTCCTGAGCAGGACTCCGAGATACTCGCTGTGCGGGACTGGCTGCGTCCCCATGACGTCGCGGGGCTCTATACCGGCGCCATAGCCAACGCAATCGACTACGTACTCGACGGCCCGCGGACGGGCCGGTATGACCTGCTGGGCGAGGACGTCCACCCGGGCGAGAAGGCCTCCGTCGGCGCCAAGCTCGAGTACGAGGTACTCCGGTCGTTCGGCCTTCCGAAGAAGCCGCCACTCGACACCCTGATCGCCGGAGTGCCGGTCGACATCAAAGCAACGGTGGGCTCCAACTGGTCGATCCCGGCCGAGGCACACTGCCAGGTCTGCATCTGCACACAGATACAGCTGGGGAAGAGCAGGCACCGTTCCTGGCTGGTGCGCGCGCACCGCTCCTGGCTCTACAACGGTGCGGGCAACCGCGACGGCAAGCGCGGACTCGCCGTCCACGCCCGCGATCACTGGAGCACTCCGCTGTACGACTGGACTCCGCTGCCTGTGAATCCCCTGACCTTCCTCACTCCGGAGGAAGCTGGCCGGGTGCTGGCCGAGAAGCCCGGTCAGGAGCGGCGGTTCACCATGATGTTCCAGCTCCTGGAAGGGCACGTCATCCCGCGCAGTGTGATCTCGACCGTGGGCGCAGGAAAGCACGACCCTCTGAGGCGCGCCAGGAACGTGAGGGCCAGTCTGGAACGTCGCGGTCTCACGCTGCTCTGTGGCAAGTTCCCACAGCAGCGCGACATTGCGGCGGCCCACAAGATCACACTGGGGCCGGAAGACTGGATTGCCTTGCGGATGAACGGGGAGCACAGCAATGCCGGATGA
- a CDS encoding very short patch repair endonuclease: MPDEPGWQPPEGSWASSAARRRNMQAIRSRDTKPEKVVRRLVHAMGLRYRIAVRPLPDLRRTADLVFRPAKVAVFIDGCYWHGCPEHYVPPRTNQGYWSEKVARNIARDRDTDQKLTEAGWLVLRFWEHEESGHCAAEIADAVRERKDRSRNDAD, from the coding sequence ATGCCGGATGAGCCGGGCTGGCAGCCGCCCGAGGGTTCCTGGGCATCCTCGGCAGCACGCCGGCGCAACATGCAGGCCATCCGGAGCCGCGACACCAAGCCCGAGAAGGTCGTCAGACGCCTCGTCCACGCGATGGGCCTGCGCTACCGGATCGCCGTCCGCCCGCTTCCGGATCTCCGCCGGACGGCCGATCTCGTCTTCCGTCCGGCGAAAGTGGCCGTCTTCATCGACGGCTGCTACTGGCACGGCTGCCCGGAACACTACGTACCGCCCAGGACCAACCAGGGCTACTGGTCAGAGAAGGTAGCCCGGAACATCGCCCGGGATCGCGATACGGATCAGAAGCTGACGGAGGCCGGCTGGCTCGTGCTCCGGTTCTGGGAGCACGAGGAGTCCGGCCACTGCGCGGCCGAGATCGCCGATGCCGTCCGGGAGCGCAAGGACCGCTCCCGGAACGACGCCGACTAG